One genomic window of Pelmatolapia mariae isolate MD_Pm_ZW linkage group LG5, Pm_UMD_F_2, whole genome shotgun sequence includes the following:
- the LOC134627371 gene encoding mitogen-activated protein kinase kinase kinase 12-like, with the protein MALMHEPRAPSPSLSGFNTPLSDPPSFRRLDAETPCTPEMDLTPTQCVLRNVLSIDTGGAVEPGGGGREGHTTGHNQTPCEEQQEHFANSVLKLHEHDGGPGRTEGEGQDMDSSAVRSQADDARLQCQSTGGGGGFLEGLFGCLRPVWTMIGKAYSTEHKHDLDEEWEVPFEEISDLQWVGSGAQGAVFLGKLHGQEVAVKKVRNIKETDIKHLRKLKHPNIITFKGICTQAPCYCIIMEYCAQGQLYEVLRAGRKITPSLLMDWAMGIAGGMNYLHLHKIIHRDLKSPNMLITYDDAVKISDFGTSKELNDKSTKMSFAGTVAWMAPEVIRNEPVSEKVDIWSFGVVLWEMLTGEVPYKDVDSSAIIWGVGNNSLQLPVPDSCPESFKLLLRQCWNCKPRNRPSFRQILLHLDIASADILSTPQETYFKSQAEWRDEVRHHFEKIKSEGTCLHRLDEELIKRRREELRHALDIREHYERKLERANNLYMELNAIMLQLEIKEKELLKREQSLDKKYPGCFKHHSTRQSASSNSMEKLMKKRNVPQKLPSHSKRPDLLKSEVILPKLDSSMTQVTIPNKGSTSPGRSRRGKPRYRKAGKGSSGDLAQLKATLSSSLAMINATSSVPSKHRLDPSAALRGLQHDLLLKKMSSSSPDLISTTLEVEGRRKGQVRSGLDRAGSQSASAGLEESRRTDGPERGPDVGVGGDDLAETPPRSDTPSEDAASIPFSSSPDSPCGRGAAAGRVSALGNTRATQEGEEKEEGTVITRSPRSQRLTPSALLYRAAVTRSQRRGVSSEEEEGEVDSEVELPRRRRPVSITKCQSLSTFSSENLSVSDGEEGNTTDHSHSGTPDVVSTNTDERLDDKSDDLLSQGSEIPADPSDPTQLGSDGLSEKEAILQQVKTQLASNDPNYEGLYDDSDCDSAELDHSCTADPSQPPTNW; encoded by the exons ATGGCCCTCATGCATGAACCTCGCGCCCCATCGCCCTCTCTTTCCGGCTTCAACACACCCCTCTCCGATCCTCCGTCCTTTCGCCGCCTCGATGCCGAAACACCCTGCACCCCAGAAATGGACTTGACCCCAACCCAGTGCGTTCTTCGCAACGTCCTCTCCATAGACACCGGAGGTGCTGTGGAACCTGGGGGTGGAGGAAGAGAGGGTCACACTACCGGACACAACCAGACACCCTGCGAGGAACAACAGGAGCACTTTGCCAACAGTGTCCTGAAACTCCATGAGCACGATGGCGGTCCTGGAAGGACGGAGGGAGAGGGACAGGATATGGACAGCAGTGCAGTCAGAAGCCAGGCGGATGACGCCAGGTTACAGTGCCAGTCTacgggagggggaggagggtttTTGGAGGGGTTGTTTGGGTGTCTGCGGCCTGTCTGGACAATGATCGGCAAAGCCTACTCCACAGAGCACAAGCATGACCTGGACG AGGAGTGGGAAGTCCCATTCGAGGAGATATCGGACCTGCAGTGGGTGGGCAGCGGAGCCCAGGGCGCCGTCTTCCTCGGTAAACTGCACGGGCAGGAAGTGGCTGTGAAGAAAGTGCGGAACATCAAAGAGACGGACATCAAGCACCTGCGGAAGCTCAAACATCCCAACATCATCACCTTCAA AGGTATCTGTACCCAGGCTCCTTGTTATTGTATCATCATGGAGTACTGCGCACAGGGACAGCTGTACGAGGTGCTGAGAGCAGGGAGGAAGATCACTCCATCCCTGCTCATGGACTGGGCCATGGGCATCGCTGGAGGCATGAACTATCTTCACCTCCACAAAATCATCCACAGAGACCTCAAATCACCCAA CATGCTGATCACCTATGACGACGCAGTGAAGATCTCTGACTTTGGCACATCTAAGGAGCTCAATGACAAGAGCACTAAGATGTCCTTTGCTGGCACTGTAGCCTGGATGGCCCCCGAGGTCATACGTAATGAACCGGTCTCGGAGAAGGTGGATATTTG GTCATTTGGTGTTGTGCTGTGGGAGATGTTGACAGGAGAGGTGCCGTACAAGGATGTGGACTCCTCCGCTATCATCTGGGGAGTGGGCAACAACAGTCTGCAGCTGCCCGTGCCCGACAGCTGTCCAGAGAGCTTCAAACTGCTGCTGAGGCAATGCTG GAACTGCAAGCCCAGAAATAGACCTTCATTTCGACAGATTCTCCTGCATCTGGACATTGCCTCAGCGGATATATTGTCAACCCCACAAGAAACTTACTTTAAGTCTCAG GCGGAGTGGAGAGATGAGGTGAGACATCATTTTGAGAAGATTAAGTCCGAGGGCACATGTCTTCACCGGCTGGATGAGGAGCTGATAAAACGGCGCAGGGAAGAACTGAG ACATGCACTGGACATCCGAGAACACTACGAGAGGAAGCTGGAGAGGGCCAATAACCTCTACATGGAACTGAATGCTATCATGCTGCAGCTGGAGATCAAAGAGAAGGAGCTGCTTAA GAGGGAGCAGTCACTGGACAAGAAGTACCCAGGCTGCTTCAAGCACCACAGTACCAGACAGTCAGCCTCCTCCAATTCCATGGAGAAACTCATGAAGAAACGCAATGTACCTCAGAAACTGCCCTCACACAGCAAGAG GCCAGACTTACTAAAGTCAGAGGTCATCCTCCCTAAGCTGGACTCGTCCATGACCCAGGTCACAATCCCCAACAAGGGCTCTACCTCCCCCGGCCGCTCACGCCGAGGAAAACCTCGCTACAGAAAGGCTGGAAAAGGCAGCAGTGGCGACCTGGCTCAGCTAAAAGCCACTCTGTCCTCGTCTTTAGCAATGATCAATGCAACCTCGTCTGTTCCCAGCAAGCACCGTCTAGACCCCAGCGCAGCCCTCAGGGGCTTACAGCATGACCTTCTACTCAAAAAGATGTCCTCCTCCAGCCCCGATCTTATTTCTACCACTCTGGAGGTCGAGGGCCGGAGGAAAGGCCAGGTGAGATCAGGGCTGGACAGAGCGGGCAGTCAGAGCGCCTCAGCTGGGCTGGAAGAGAGCAGAAGGACTGATGGGCCAGAGCGGGGCCCTGACGTGGGTGTAGGGGGGGATGACTTGGCAGAAACGCCTCCACGCAGTGATACACCGAGCGAAGACGCAGCATCTATTCCTTTTTCCAGTAGCCCTGACTCCCCTTGTGGCAGAGGAGCAGCGGCGGGCAGGGTGTCCGCACTCGGGAACACTCGTGCCACCCAGGAAGgtgaggagaaggaggaagggACGGTGATTACACGCTCGCCCAGAAGTCAACGGCTTACGCCTTCAGCACTGCTCTACAGGGCAGCAGTCACACGCAGTCAG AGACGTGGAGTGTcatcagaggaggaggaaggagaagtGGACAGTGAAGTGGAGTTGCCGAGGAGACG GCGGCCTGTGAGCATCACCAAATGCCAGTCCCTGTCGACCTTTAGCTCAGAGAACCTATCGGTTTCGGACGGTGAGGAGGGCAACACTACTGACCACTCCCACAGCGGTACGCCCGACGTGGTCAGCACCAACACAGACGAGCGACTGGATGACAAGAGCGACGACCTGCTATCTCAGGGCTCGGAGATTCCTGCTGACCCGTCTGACCCGACTCAGCTGGGCTCCGATGGTCTGTCTGAAAAAGAAGCCATTCTGCAACAAGTCAAGACGCAGCTCGCCTCAAATGACCCCAATTATGAG ggcctgtatGATGACTCAGACTGTGACAGTGCAGAACTGGACCATTCGTGCACTGCAGACCCCAGTCAACCTCCAACCAACTGGTGA